The following are encoded together in the Aciduricibacillus chroicocephali genome:
- a CDS encoding ABC transporter permease, producing the protein MKLRYLVVALIIFSVVSIFLGVSDISILDVFHLNADQRKVLIISRLPRLASILIAGMSMSICGLIMQQLSRNKFVSPTTAGTLDSAKLGILVSMMIFTSASPIQKMAFSFLFALAGTFAFMKILDHVKFKDAVFIPLVGLMFGNIIGSISSFIGYRYDLIQNMASWMLGDFSMVLSGRYELMYISIPLLILAFIYANKFTIAGMGEDFSKNLGLNYRQIVNLGLIIVALITASVVLSVGVIPFLGLIIPNIVTIYQGDNLKKSLAHTALLGANFVLVCDIIGRIVIYPYEVPISLTVGVIGSGIFIYLLLRRKKYGL; encoded by the coding sequence ATGAAACTACGTTATCTTGTTGTAGCACTCATCATCTTTTCCGTGGTATCCATCTTCCTGGGCGTTTCGGATATTTCCATTCTAGATGTATTCCATCTGAATGCGGATCAGAGAAAAGTTCTGATAATTAGCCGATTGCCAAGACTTGCGAGCATTCTAATTGCGGGCATGAGCATGAGTATCTGCGGTTTGATCATGCAGCAGCTGAGCCGGAATAAATTCGTATCTCCGACAACAGCAGGTACGCTTGATTCAGCTAAGCTGGGCATTCTCGTTTCAATGATGATTTTCACATCGGCAAGTCCGATTCAGAAAATGGCTTTCTCATTTTTGTTTGCGCTTGCAGGTACGTTTGCTTTCATGAAGATTCTGGACCACGTCAAATTTAAAGATGCCGTATTCATTCCGCTCGTCGGATTGATGTTCGGTAATATTATTGGATCAATTTCTTCTTTTATTGGCTATCGTTATGATTTGATTCAGAACATGGCTTCCTGGATGCTTGGAGATTTTTCCATGGTACTCAGCGGGCGGTACGAGCTTATGTATATCAGTATCCCTTTACTCATCCTTGCTTTCATATATGCCAATAAGTTCACGATTGCCGGCATGGGTGAAGACTTCTCCAAAAATCTCGGACTTAATTACAGGCAGATTGTGAACCTCGGACTCATTATCGTCGCATTGATTACAGCTTCTGTCGTGTTGAGTGTTGGGGTCATTCCATTCCTTGGATTAATCATTCCGAATATCGTTACAATTTATCAAGGGGACAATTTGAAGAAGAGTCTGGCCCATACAGCTTTGCTTGGTGCCAATTTCGTACTTGTCTGTGACATTATAGGCAGGATAGTGATCTATCCATATGAAGTTCCAATCAGTCTGACCGTCGGGGTAATTGGCAGCGGAATCTTCATTTATCTGTTGCTAAGGAGAAAGAAATATGGGCTATAA
- a CDS encoding iron chelate uptake ABC transporter family permease subunit: MGYKQKILILAIIAFAFIGLFIFYDLHGNIGYILPRRILKLVAIILTGGGIAFATVIFMTITNNRILTPSVMGLDSLYLLIQTLMIFLFGSKSLIMMDSNINYLISLAAMVLFALILFRLLFKGEKNNIYFLLLIGMIMGTFFSSFTSFMQVLIDPNEFMIAQDKMFASINNVNSNLVYLSLIIIAVVIVYFIRLYKYLDVIGLGRDEAINLGVPYEYVVKRLLVIVTVIISVATALIGPITFLGLLVVNLAYELMKTFRHSYIIICSVLISIIALVGGQFIIEKVFVFQATVGTIINFAGGIYFLFLLLKENQSW, from the coding sequence ATGGGCTATAAACAAAAAATCTTGATCCTGGCAATCATAGCATTTGCATTCATTGGTCTTTTCATTTTCTATGATTTACATGGAAACATTGGTTACATTTTGCCAAGACGAATATTGAAGCTGGTGGCAATTATCCTAACTGGTGGTGGAATTGCTTTTGCCACAGTTATTTTTATGACCATTACAAACAATCGGATACTCACTCCGAGTGTTATGGGACTGGATTCGCTCTATTTGCTTATTCAGACACTGATGATATTCCTGTTCGGTTCCAAGTCATTGATCATGATGGACAGCAATATCAATTATCTTATTTCCCTTGCTGCGATGGTACTGTTCGCACTTATTCTGTTCAGACTCCTGTTCAAGGGAGAGAAGAACAATATTTATTTCCTGCTTCTAATCGGCATGATCATGGGAACGTTTTTCTCGAGTTTCACATCCTTCATGCAAGTGCTTATAGATCCCAATGAATTCATGATCGCACAGGATAAGATGTTTGCCAGTATTAATAATGTCAATTCGAATCTGGTTTACTTGTCGCTTATCATTATTGCTGTTGTAATTGTTTACTTCATCCGATTGTACAAGTATTTGGATGTCATTGGGCTCGGTCGGGACGAGGCAATTAACTTAGGCGTTCCATATGAGTATGTTGTGAAAAGGCTTCTCGTTATTGTTACAGTAATCATATCAGTGGCGACTGCACTTATTGGTCCAATTACTTTTCTTGGACTGCTCGTAGTCAATCTTGCATACGAGCTCATGAAGACATTCCGTCATTCATATATCATTATTTGTTCGGTGTTGATCAGTATTATTGCACTTGTCGGTGGACAGTTCATTATTGAGAAAGTATTCGTATTCCAGGCGACAGTCGGTACAATCATCAACTTTGCCGGAGGAATCTACTTCCTATTTCTATTGTTAAAGGAGAATCAGTCATGGTAG